From a region of the Myxococcus stipitatus genome:
- a CDS encoding aminotransferase class V-fold PLP-dependent enzyme: MALPDPKSLSLLNHVPPRLLAAAERYLKAVPGVRDLLSKETDALMGELEGSLKPYRGKMQTFDRLPVTGRSREEVLRELQALEAQEEERWREGKVSGAVYNGDSEHIDFLNRVYGLHSQSNPLHADLWPSATKFEAEVVAMTASMLGADAANAGRPAAEHVCGSMSSGGTESIMLAVKTYRDFAREKRGITRPEMVAPSSAHPAFDKAAHYFGVKMVRVPVGPDYRADVAATKKALNRNTILLVGSAPGFPHGVIDPIAELSELARKKGLGFHTDACLGGFVLPFARKLGYDVPPFDFRLPGVTSMSVDTHKFGYAAKGSSVVLYRGTELRSYQYFTATEWPGGIYFSPTFSGSRPGALIAVAWATLVSMGEQGYLEATHRILETADTLKQGIRANPELHVLGDPLFVIAFGSETVDIFKVMERLGERGWSLNGLHKPAAVHLCVTLRHAQPGVAERFLEDLRAAVEAVKANPGEKGTMAPVYGMAAAVPFRGLVSDLLKKYMDLLYKV, translated from the coding sequence ATGGCACTGCCGGACCCGAAGTCGTTGAGCCTGCTGAACCACGTCCCCCCGCGCCTGTTGGCCGCGGCCGAGCGCTACCTCAAGGCCGTGCCGGGGGTGCGCGACCTGCTGTCGAAGGAGACGGACGCGCTCATGGGCGAACTGGAGGGGAGCCTCAAGCCGTACCGGGGGAAGATGCAGACCTTCGACCGGCTGCCGGTGACGGGGCGCTCGCGCGAGGAGGTGCTGCGCGAGCTCCAGGCCCTGGAGGCCCAGGAGGAGGAGCGCTGGCGGGAAGGCAAGGTGTCCGGCGCCGTCTACAACGGCGACTCGGAGCACATCGACTTCCTCAACCGCGTCTACGGCCTGCACTCGCAGAGCAACCCCCTGCACGCGGACCTGTGGCCGAGCGCCACCAAGTTCGAGGCGGAGGTGGTGGCGATGACCGCGAGCATGCTGGGCGCGGACGCGGCGAACGCCGGCCGGCCCGCCGCCGAGCACGTCTGCGGCTCCATGTCCTCCGGCGGCACCGAGAGCATCATGCTCGCGGTGAAGACGTACCGGGACTTCGCCCGGGAGAAGAGGGGCATCACCCGGCCGGAGATGGTGGCGCCCTCCAGCGCGCACCCGGCCTTCGACAAGGCGGCGCACTACTTCGGCGTGAAGATGGTGCGCGTGCCCGTGGGCCCGGACTACCGCGCGGACGTGGCGGCCACGAAGAAGGCCCTCAACCGGAACACCATCCTCCTCGTCGGCTCCGCGCCCGGCTTTCCCCACGGCGTCATCGACCCCATCGCCGAGCTGTCCGAGCTGGCGCGCAAGAAGGGCCTGGGCTTCCACACCGACGCGTGCCTGGGCGGCTTCGTGCTGCCGTTCGCGCGCAAGCTCGGCTACGACGTGCCGCCCTTCGACTTCCGCCTGCCGGGCGTGACGTCCATGTCCGTGGACACGCACAAGTTCGGCTACGCGGCGAAGGGCTCGTCCGTGGTGCTTTACCGGGGGACGGAGCTGCGCTCGTACCAGTACTTCACCGCCACCGAGTGGCCCGGCGGCATCTACTTCTCGCCCACCTTCTCCGGCAGCCGGCCCGGCGCGCTCATCGCCGTGGCCTGGGCGACGCTGGTGAGCATGGGCGAGCAGGGCTACCTGGAGGCCACCCATCGCATCCTGGAGACGGCGGACACGCTCAAGCAGGGCATCCGCGCCAATCCCGAACTGCACGTGCTGGGTGACCCCCTGTTCGTCATCGCGTTCGGGTCGGAGACGGTGGACATCTTCAAGGTGATGGAGCGGCTGGGCGAGCGGGGGTGGAGCCTCAACGGCCTGCACAAGCCCGCCGCCGTCCACCTGTGCGTGACGCTGCGCCACGCGCAGCCGGGCGTGGCCGAGCGGTTCCTCGAGGACCTGCGCGCCGCGGTGGAGGCGGTGAAGGCGAACCCGGGAGAGAAGGGGACGATGGCGCCCGTCTACGGCATGGCCGCCGCCGTCCCCTTCCGTGGCCTCGTGAGCGACCTGCTCAAGAAGTACATGGACCTGCTCTACAAGGTCTGA